In the genome of Dehalogenimonas sp. THU2, the window ATCCGTACGACTACGTATTTCACCTGATGCTTTACACCTAAATTGTTGATGCTAAGGTTCGTAGTTACACTGAACTGAACTGAGCTCACGAAACCCTGTTTATAATCATTGACTTTCAGGAATTAAGATCATTTAGATAGCGGTTTACCCCTCATTTGACCCACCTAAATATGAGGGATATATTGGTTCTTATAGAATCAAGAGCGGGAGAAAATCATGCTAACCGAATTCAACATGCCGACCAAAGTGATCTTCGGGGAAGGATCTTTCAACCGCCTCGGGGATGAAGCCCGCGTCCTGGGACGCCGGGCTATCATCGTCTCGGGTCAGAAGAACATGCGCCGCCTGGGTATCCTGGATAAGGCCGCGGATATGCTGGAGCGGGCCGGGATGCAGGCGTTTCTTTTCGACAAGATCGAACCCAACCCCCGCGCCGCCACCATCGATGAAGGAGCCGCATTGGTCCGGAAGGAGCATATCGACCTGGTCATCGCGTTTGGCGGCGGCAGCGCCATGGATGCCGCCAAGGGTATTGCCCTGGCCGCCACGGGGGATCTGCCCGTCTGGCATTATCTCACCACCCGCGACAACCCCTCCGGTAAGGTGCCGCCGCTGATGATGGTGCCGACCGTGGCCGCCTCCGGCTCCGAGGTGAATTCCGGGGCGGTCATAACCGAATGGCACAGCCATGAGAAGCGCGTCCTGTCCCGCCCGTCACTGCAACCCAAAACCGCAATTATCGACCCGGAACTGACGATGAGCCTGCCGGCTGGTCCCACACTGGCAGGCGGAGTAGATATCTTCTGCCACGCGCTGGAACCCTATATCACCGCCGCCAATCCGGAAGATCTCAACGACGGCTGGCGGGAGGCCATGATGCGCAGCGTGGTCACGTATCTGCCGGTGCTCCGGGATAATCTGCACAATGTCGAGGCCCGCCGCGCCCTGGCCTGGGCTTCCACCATGGCCTGTTCCGCCTTTTCCTCCCTGGGTGGCGGCGACGGCTCCATGACACTGCATGGCATCGAGCACCCCCTATCCGGGCTGTACGATATCACCCACGGCGACGGTTTGGCGGCGATGCTGCCAGCCTGGCTGGCGGACGTTGCCCGCGCCAGAGCGGACCGTGTCCAGCTGCTCGGCGAGCGGGTCTTCGGCGCCGGAGACGGACAAAAAGCCGTCGAGGACTGGCTGAAGAGCGTCGGTATGAGGCTGCGGCTGGAGGGGCTGGGGGTGGACAGGGACAAGATACCTGAACTGGCCCGCCTGGCGCCCGTGTCCTCGCCGTGGATCGTCAATAATCCGACGCCGCTGGAGCAGCATGATCTTCAGCGGTTGTACCGGATGGCGTGGTAGGACAGAGGGGGAGCAAGACAGAAATCTCTCTTCCAAACAACTGTCTCT includes:
- a CDS encoding iron-containing alcohol dehydrogenase; this encodes MLTEFNMPTKVIFGEGSFNRLGDEARVLGRRAIIVSGQKNMRRLGILDKAADMLERAGMQAFLFDKIEPNPRAATIDEGAALVRKEHIDLVIAFGGGSAMDAAKGIALAATGDLPVWHYLTTRDNPSGKVPPLMMVPTVAASGSEVNSGAVITEWHSHEKRVLSRPSLQPKTAIIDPELTMSLPAGPTLAGGVDIFCHALEPYITAANPEDLNDGWREAMMRSVVTYLPVLRDNLHNVEARRALAWASTMACSAFSSLGGGDGSMTLHGIEHPLSGLYDITHGDGLAAMLPAWLADVARARADRVQLLGERVFGAGDGQKAVEDWLKSVGMRLRLEGLGVDRDKIPELARLAPVSSPWIVNNPTPLEQHDLQRLYRMAW